In Chlorobiota bacterium, the sequence AGCGTCTCCTTCTCCTCATCAAACGTCGGGCGGTGGCTTTCCAGCCGCTTGATGATGTGGTAGCCGTAGCTGGTTCGGACGATTCCAGAAACCTCACCATCCTTCAAGCTCATCAGGGCATCCTCGAACGCCGGTTCCAGCTTCCCTTCCTTTGCCTCGAATCCCAACGAGCGGGTGTAGAAGCTGAGCAGGTCGCCGCCATTTTCGCCGCTTACTTTGTCGTCGCTTACTTGGCGCGCCACTGCCGCAAAATCTTCGCCGTTGCGGATCCGCTGCAAGGTCTGCTGGGCGCGTTGCCAAACATCGGTGGTGTCGGCAGCCACCGTTCCGGCACTTCGGTCGCCGGTTTCCAGAAGGATGTGCGCGCCGCGGACTTTCATTCGCGGCTGGCGATCCATCAGCCTCACGATCACATAGCCGGAGGCAACGCGGACCGGGGCGGGATACAGTTTCCCGACGGGTGCGGCATAGGCGGCATCTTCAATTTCGCGCAGGATCATTCCGCTGGTGATCCAGCCCAGCACGCCGCTGTTGGTGCGGGTCATGGGGTCGTCGCTGGAGTCTTTGGCAATTCCGCCAAAGTCGGCTCCGTTTTGGATCTGCCCAATCAGGCCCAGGGTGCGCTGGTAGGCGCGGAGTGTATCGGCGGGATTGGAGGCATCCATTTTGGAGAAGATCAGGGCAATTTTCAGCTCATCGCTGCGGCGGTTGAAGATGTCGCGGACGGCGGGGTCCACCACTTTGCGTTCAATCAAGTAGCCGGTGTTTGGGGCGGGCGCGGCGGCAAGTTGGCGGCGGTTTTGGGCAATGTCCGCCTCAATTTCGGGGCGTTTATCAAACCCTTGATCGAGCGCGGAGCGGACCTTCAGCCGGTAATCGGCATACAGGTTCACGAACTGCAGCGCGCTATCCTTCGAAAGTTCAAAGAAGGTTTTGCCACCACGATTTGCGTTCTTCTGGAAGGCATCGGCAAGCTGCTGGACGGTGAATTTCTCGTTGGCAACCTCCAGCAGTGTGGAGCTTAGGGGTGGGGTTCCGGTTTTCCCTTCGGTAGCGGCTGGGGTGTTCTTCCCCCCTTTTTTCTTTGGCTGTGCCGAAAGTTGTTGCAGCCCCAATGGCAGCCCCAGCAACAATGCCAGCAGCAGCCGAATGAATAATGGTGTTCTCATCATGCGGTACGACAGCAATGCAAAATTCCGTGTTGACGTTGGCAAAAAAACCGCCGGGCAACCCCCACTCAACGGTGGGAGCACCGGGCGTTGCGATTCCCTTCCCCGCCGATGCAGCCGGCGCGGTAATCGGCGGCGGCAATCTTTGAAGAAGGGTTGCAAGTTTACACAAGGCCACCCGGAATAACAAGGTAAGCAAGGGGGGATGAACGAAATGGAACGGAACGGAGCAGCGGTCCCCCGCCGGCAGGGTGGCGCGGGGCATCCGTAGTATTTCCGTAGCACCTTGGCCAGCAAAGCGGCGTATGGTTGCATCAACAACAGCAGGGAACTGCGTTGGTGACCAACCGATCAATCACGAATGAACAGCAAGGAGATACAACCAATGAAACGCTACGCCGCCATGATTCGCTTTCTGTTTTGGGCCATGTTGATGTGCGCCGCAATGGTGCAATCGCAGGCCAGTGCCACGCCCGACAACCAGGGGAAGAAAGAGCACGTTCGCCCGGCAGGAACGCGGCAACGGATTGAGCTGATGGTCCCCGGCTTCACCGCCAGCGAGCCATACCAACAACTACGCATCACCATGACGGTGAATGCCGACACCGCAGCAGAAGCTGCCAGCCCAACCAGCGAAGCCGCCCAGAGTTCAGCCGCCGAAGGTTCGGCAACCGCAATTCAGGGGTTTGTGGAGTTCACGGGAACGGCAACGGGACAGCTTGTGGCGGCGGGATTTCTTCTGGGGTTTTGCTGGCGCGTGCTGTGCCGCATCCGGCGCGAGGAATCGGGGAACGGGTCGTTGCGCCGCAGCCCGGTGGTATCGGCGTAGGGGATGAAGGCAATATTTTTGAGAAACGTGCTTGGGTAAGGCTTCGCTGCGGATTGCTATCTTTTTACTTACACGCAACCTGGGCTATTATCTATCGCCATGATGCCTCGTTTGCTTCTTTCAATTTTGCTTCTTTCAATCACCGCGCTACTGCTGGCGTTGCAGTTGGGGTGCAGCAATGCCCGCACGGAATCGGGCCATGCGCCCATGCCCCAGCCTGGCACCAACGTGGCGGCCATTCCCGCAGATACCGCCACCCGCCGCACGATTGAGTTCCGTGGGGTCAATCTTGCTCATATCCATCGGCGGGGGTTGGGGTATGGTTCGGCGGCATCGGCGCGGGAGATGGATTCGTTGAAGGCCATCGGCATCAACTGGACGGCGATTACTCCGTTCGGCTACCAAGAAGGGGCAAGCGCGGAACAGATCATGGGCTTTGCGGCATCGGAGGCGGGCGACCTGGACCCAAGCATGGGGAGCGATGATTTGAAAGCGGAGATTGGGCTGGCGCATCAGCGGGGAATCCGCGTGGCACTGAAGCCCCATATCTGGTCCCATGATTTTTGGGATGGAAGCCAGTGGCACGGAACGGTGGCGCAGCCCACGCCGCAAGCCCATGCACGCTGGTGGCGCAGCTACCGCGCCATGATCCTTCATTACGCACGGCTTGCCCAAGAGTCCGGGGCCGACCTTTTCTGCATCGGCACCGAGCTGGTGATGATGACCACCACCCACCCTGACGAATGGAGGGTCTTGATTGCCGACACACGCAAGGTTTATCGCGGGCCACTTACCTACGCCGCGCATTGGGATCGGGAGTTGGAGGACATCACGTTTTGGGACGCGCTGGATTACATCGGCATCACTGCCTACTTCCCGCTGAACGTCCCCGACACCGCAACGGTTGAGCAGCTGGCCGAAGCATGGCGGCCACACTTGGAACGGATTGAGCGATTGGCCAACGCCACCAACCGCCCCGTGCTGTTCATGGAAGCCGGATACCGCCCAGCCACCGGAACCTTTCGCGAGCCGTGGAAATACGAAGGTGGAGTTTTGGATTACGACGCGCAACGGCGTGCCTACGAAGCAATGTTCCGCGCCACAACCGCCCGCCCCTGGTTCAAAGGCCTCTTCCTCTGGAAAGCCTTCACCGACCCCGACCGCGCCGCCCGCCACGGCGAAGACACAGGCTTCACCTTCCGGCGCAAACCAGCCGAAGGGGTTGTGAAGAAATGGTTTTTAGGGAATGGGGGTTAGGGAACGCATTCGCAGCAACCTCACCCACTCCACCCCCTCAACTACAGCTCTTCTTCCTCATCATCAAATCGCCCGCGCCCGGTGAAGATGGTCCCCACCAAATCTTTGTAGCTGGTGCGCCCGTCGAACTCTTCCTTTGCGATTTTCGAGTTTTGATGCAGCCCATCCAACACGAACTCCATCCCGGTGGCAACCTCCCACGGATTGCCGCGATTGATCTTCAGATGCCGCAGCGTCAAATCCCGCAACCCGGGGACCCGCTCAAGCTCCTTCTGATACGCCACAAACGTCATCATGTCCCCAAGCTCCAACGCGTTCCCCTCGGTGAACCAATTCAGGATTGCGGCATACGGGTCCGCCAACGCCTCCCCTTTTTCCGAGCGGCGCGGGCGCTCCAACGGGTTCGGGAAGTAGGCGGCGAACACCTGGCGCACGGCCTTCCCGATTAACGCACGCGCCACCTTCAGCGGACCTTCCTGCTCCCCTTCAAACACCAGCTCCACCTTGCCGGTGATTCCGGTCAGGGAGTGCTGAAGGTCCACGATACGCGGCACCACCATCTCATCGCCGTTGATGATCGCGCGGCGTTCGGCATTGGAGATCAGTGTTTCCATCGTGGAGATCGTCATGCGTGCCGAAACGCCGGAACCTTGGTCCACGAACTCGGAACGGCGGGCCTGCATCGCCACCATCTCCACAATCTGCTCGATGTATTCCGGCATCACCACCATTCCATCTTGCTCGCGCCCAATCCATGCTTCCTGGCGGGTGATCGCCATTCCATCTTCCAGCGTGCGGGGGTAGTGGGTGATAATCTGGGAATCAATCCGGTCCTTCAGCGGGGTGATGATCGCGCCACGGTTGGTGTAGTCCTGCGGGTTGGCGGTGAACACCATCACAAGGTCCAACGGCATTCGGACGTTGAAGCCGCGGATCTGGATGTCCTTCTCCTGCATGATATTGAACAACCCCACCTGGATGCGCGGCTGAAGGTCCGGAAGCTCGTTGATAACAAAAATGCCCCGGTTTGTTCGCGGGATAATCCCGAAATGAATCGCCCCTTCGTCGGCGTAGGTAAGGCGGCGGCTGGCGGCTTTAATCGGGTCAATGTCGCCGATAAGGTCGGCGATGGTGACGTCGGGGGTGGCAAGTTTTTCGCCGTAGCGGGCATCGCGGGGAAGCCACTCAATCGGGGTGGAATCCCCATGCTGGGCAAGAAGGGTGCGCGAATGCTGGCTAACGGGCGCAAACGGGCTGTCGTTGATTTCCGAGCCAGCAACGATTGGCAGATGCTCATCCAACAGAAGCGTCAGCATCCGCGCAATGCGGGTTTTGGCCTGGCCACGCAAGCCAAGCAGTAAGATGTCGTGCCGGGCAAGAATGGCGTTGATAAGCTGCGGAATGACGGTGTCATCGAACCCAACAATTCCCGGAAACAACGGCTCGTTCAAACGGAGTTTGCGGATCAGGTTTTTCCGCATCTCCTCCTTTACCGTCAACGGCTGGTAGCCGCTATCCTTCAATTGGCCGAACGTGGTTGGGCGATGCTCACCAGATGCTGTATGGATCATGCGTGATGATGGTTTGCTGAATGGTTGATGTGCTTGATTGAGGCTAAACAGAAATGCTGCAAGCGGCGGCGGGATGACGGCTTGCACGGCAACCGGATTGCACAATCCCGCCACGCACAGTTGGAAGGCAG encodes:
- a CDS encoding magnesium chelatase — encoded protein: MIHTASGEHRPTTFGQLKDSGYQPLTVKEEMRKNLIRKLRLNEPLFPGIVGFDDTVIPQLINAILARHDILLLGLRGQAKTRIARMLTLLLDEHLPIVAGSEINDSPFAPVSQHSRTLLAQHGDSTPIEWLPRDARYGEKLATPDVTIADLIGDIDPIKAASRRLTYADEGAIHFGIIPRTNRGIFVINELPDLQPRIQVGLFNIMQEKDIQIRGFNVRMPLDLVMVFTANPQDYTNRGAIITPLKDRIDSQIITHYPRTLEDGMAITRQEAWIGREQDGMVVMPEYIEQIVEMVAMQARRSEFVDQGSGVSARMTISTMETLISNAERRAIINGDEMVVPRIVDLQHSLTGITGKVELVFEGEQEGPLKVARALIGKAVRQVFAAYFPNPLERPRRSEKGEALADPYAAILNWFTEGNALELGDMMTFVAYQKELERVPGLRDLTLRHLKINRGNPWEVATGMEFVLDGLHQNSKIAKEEFDGRTSYKDLVGTIFTGRGRFDDEEEEL
- a CDS encoding peptidylprolyl isomerase, with product MRTPLFIRLLLALLLGLPLGLQQLSAQPKKKGGKNTPAATEGKTGTPPLSSTLLEVANEKFTVQQLADAFQKNANRGGKTFFELSKDSALQFVNLYADYRLKVRSALDQGFDKRPEIEADIAQNRRQLAAAPAPNTGYLIERKVVDPAVRDIFNRRSDELKIALIFSKMDASNPADTLRAYQRTLGLIGQIQNGADFGGIAKDSSDDPMTRTNSGVLGWITSGMILREIEDAAYAAPVGKLYPAPVRVASGYVIVRLMDRQPRMKVRGAHILLETGDRSAGTVAADTTDVWQRAQQTLQRIRNGEDFAAVARQVSDDKVSGENGGDLLSFYTRSLGFEAKEGKLEPAFEDALMSLKDGEVSGIVRTSYGYHIIKRLESHRPTFDEEKETLRQLYKRLFLADDRHRYVQMVMKKQGFQMNSTTLERLLASVNQSRTTADTAWASGITNDLRSQTLFSFQGNNIRVMDWMDTIETHPELRATALNREGVESSIISVLEMPALLKEAESLEQEYPEFGGLMKEFRDGILIFKLEDEAVWSKLKYDSTEGRAFFERHKSDYKTLPKYAVTEILVYKEKERDEAYRQAQAGKIPFDSLAAQYTQRPGYREKRGHWGLATVKGSDLVKQVLQRKPDAKAGDIIPPFEYQSGWSIIRVDQVEPSRPMSFQEAENELRSDYIDDLQNRLRGEWIQGLRKQYKVKVDEGVLTKALAAK
- a CDS encoding glycoside hydrolase TIM-barrel-like domain-containing protein encodes the protein MPRLLLSILLLSITALLLALQLGCSNARTESGHAPMPQPGTNVAAIPADTATRRTIEFRGVNLAHIHRRGLGYGSAASAREMDSLKAIGINWTAITPFGYQEGASAEQIMGFAASEAGDLDPSMGSDDLKAEIGLAHQRGIRVALKPHIWSHDFWDGSQWHGTVAQPTPQAHARWWRSYRAMILHYARLAQESGADLFCIGTELVMMTTTHPDEWRVLIADTRKVYRGPLTYAAHWDRELEDITFWDALDYIGITAYFPLNVPDTATVEQLAEAWRPHLERIERLANATNRPVLFMEAGYRPATGTFREPWKYEGGVLDYDAQRRAYEAMFRATTARPWFKGLFLWKAFTDPDRAARHGEDTGFTFRRKPAEGVVKKWFLGNGG